From the genome of Nasonia vitripennis strain AsymCx chromosome 1, Nvit_psr_1.1, whole genome shotgun sequence, one region includes:
- the LOC100679091 gene encoding uncharacterized protein LOC100679091 isoform X2 has protein sequence MQFLFTFINFIQFFQDTNVISVITSNLLFFRMSDNRYSDSDSSSGDDELKEFVLVEFIHRGRKKKCESADIVPSKWLEFDNTRKRCLTKFLESPYGPEDIEMLHTLVKEKADAPENWPVYPVEVRGRASTYERAVEKIGTLEKGGNAFTTDDESASEIKSKMHNAVRQKQLKAQAKLLTEKFLPGNKVTNNYSQKNDKESTSESSCGIQRRVDFAVPSTSGIPSRSTNAHETQQPKEATVSINGLRVGNGLHTDNGLRPAQEPVNNLDAVELELNNDDNNENQELHEPIDNLVRQLNIPIVQLGNYENFETLVLTKLNQITLKLDDIITSLKDVQKKQNDTDTFLMDKSVVQHQGKIKIDFLKKYKLKLPIEDMETFKIFDASLTVGDQFLKADVYIELTSLVDELGCITKSFSAMMKRFIAKDVAVQFTAARKARDPTKEQGAGKFKDTALFQCMSVVMVSASIKRNVLVSNKDLIRGLSSIVCGAKKWE, from the exons AtgcagtttttatttactttcatAAATTTCATTCAATTCTTTCAAGATACAAATGTGATCAGTGTGATAACCTCaaatctgctttttttcagAATGTCTGATAACAGATACAGTGACTCTGACAGCAGCAGTGGAGATGATGAATTGAAAGAGTTTGTCCTGGTGGAGTTCATACACcgtggaagaaaaaaaaagtgtgAATCTGCAGATATTGTGCCTTCAAAATGGTTGGAATTTGATAACACACGCAAGCGATGCCTTACCAAGTTTCTAGAATCTCCATATGGACCTGAAGATATTGAGATGCTACACACTCTAGTTAAAGAAAAAGCAGATGCACCAGAAAATTGGCCAGTTTATCCAGTCGAAGTAAGGGGACGAGCAA GTACTTATGAAAGAGCAGTGGAAAAAATTGGAACGTTGGAAAAAGGAGGAAATGCCTTTACAACCGATGATGAAAGTGCCTCAGAAATCAAGTCCAAGATGCATAACGCTGTTCGCCAAAAGCAATTAAAAGCACAAGCAAAGCTTTTAACAGAGAAGTTTTTACCAGGAAATAAAGTGacgaataattattctcaaaaaaatgataaagagTCAACCTCGGAGTCAAGTTGTGGTATTCAGAGACGAGTCGACTTTGCAG TACCAAGTACATCAGGAATACCAAGTAGATCTACAAATGCTCATGAAACCCAGCAACCTAAAGAAGCTACGGTATCTATTAATGGACTACGCGTAGGTAATGGACTACACACTGATAATGGACTACGCCCAGCCCAAGAACCAGTTAACAATTTGGATGCTGTCGAACTTGAGCTCAACAACGATGACAACAATGAAAATCAAGAGTTGCATGAACCTATTGATAACTTGGTACGACAACTGAATATTCCAATAGTTCAATTGGGAAATTATGAAA atTTTGAGACATTAGTGTTGACTAAACTTAATCAGATCACTCTCAAGCTTGATGATATCATAACCTCTTTGAAAGATGTccagaaaaaacaaaatgataCTGATACATTTTTGATGGACAAAAGTGTAGTTCAGCATCAGgggaaaattaaaatagaCTTTCTCAAGAAGTATAAATTGAAGCTACCGATAGAGGATATGGAAACTTTCAAAATCTTTGATGCGTCTCTGACAGTAGGAGATCAATTTTTGAAAGCTGATGTT tataTAGAATTAACATCGCTAGTAGATGAACTTGGTTGTATAACCAAGAGCTTCAGCGCAATGATGAAAAGGTTCATTGCGAAGGATGTAGCAGTGCAATTTACAGCAGCTAGAAAGGCACGTGATCCAACTAAAGAACAAGGGGCTGGAAAATTCAAAGACACTGCACTCTTTCAATGCATGAGTG TTGTAATGGTTAGTGCATCAATAAAAAGAAATGTGCTGGTATCGAATAAAGACTTAATCAGAGGCTTAAGTTCCATAGTTTGCGGTGCTAAAAAATGGGaataa
- the LOC100679091 gene encoding uncharacterized protein LOC100679091 isoform X1, with protein sequence MQFLFTFINFIQFFQDTNVISVITSNLLFFRMSDNRYSDSDSSSGDDELKEFVLVEFIHRGRKKKCESADIVPSKWLEFDNTRKRCLTKFLESPYGPEDIEMLHTLVKEKADAPENWPVYPVEVRGRASTYERAVEKIGTLEKGGNAFTTDDESASEIKSKMHNAVRQKQLKAQAKLLTEKFLPGNKVTNNYSQKNDKESTSESSCGIQRRVDFAVPSTSGIPSRSTNAHETQQPKEATVSINGLRVGNGLHTDNGLRPAQEPVNNLDAVELELNNDDNNENQELHEPIDNLVRQLNIPIVQLGNYESKSDFETLVLTKLNQITLKLDDIITSLKDVQKKQNDTDTFLMDKSVVQHQGKIKIDFLKKYKLKLPIEDMETFKIFDASLTVGDQFLKADVYIELTSLVDELGCITKSFSAMMKRFIAKDVAVQFTAARKARDPTKEQGAGKFKDTALFQCMSVVMVSASIKRNVLVSNKDLIRGLSSIVCGAKKWE encoded by the exons AtgcagtttttatttactttcatAAATTTCATTCAATTCTTTCAAGATACAAATGTGATCAGTGTGATAACCTCaaatctgctttttttcagAATGTCTGATAACAGATACAGTGACTCTGACAGCAGCAGTGGAGATGATGAATTGAAAGAGTTTGTCCTGGTGGAGTTCATACACcgtggaagaaaaaaaaagtgtgAATCTGCAGATATTGTGCCTTCAAAATGGTTGGAATTTGATAACACACGCAAGCGATGCCTTACCAAGTTTCTAGAATCTCCATATGGACCTGAAGATATTGAGATGCTACACACTCTAGTTAAAGAAAAAGCAGATGCACCAGAAAATTGGCCAGTTTATCCAGTCGAAGTAAGGGGACGAGCAA GTACTTATGAAAGAGCAGTGGAAAAAATTGGAACGTTGGAAAAAGGAGGAAATGCCTTTACAACCGATGATGAAAGTGCCTCAGAAATCAAGTCCAAGATGCATAACGCTGTTCGCCAAAAGCAATTAAAAGCACAAGCAAAGCTTTTAACAGAGAAGTTTTTACCAGGAAATAAAGTGacgaataattattctcaaaaaaatgataaagagTCAACCTCGGAGTCAAGTTGTGGTATTCAGAGACGAGTCGACTTTGCAG TACCAAGTACATCAGGAATACCAAGTAGATCTACAAATGCTCATGAAACCCAGCAACCTAAAGAAGCTACGGTATCTATTAATGGACTACGCGTAGGTAATGGACTACACACTGATAATGGACTACGCCCAGCCCAAGAACCAGTTAACAATTTGGATGCTGTCGAACTTGAGCTCAACAACGATGACAACAATGAAAATCAAGAGTTGCATGAACCTATTGATAACTTGGTACGACAACTGAATATTCCAATAGTTCAATTGGGAAATTATGAAAGCAAGTCTG atTTTGAGACATTAGTGTTGACTAAACTTAATCAGATCACTCTCAAGCTTGATGATATCATAACCTCTTTGAAAGATGTccagaaaaaacaaaatgataCTGATACATTTTTGATGGACAAAAGTGTAGTTCAGCATCAGgggaaaattaaaatagaCTTTCTCAAGAAGTATAAATTGAAGCTACCGATAGAGGATATGGAAACTTTCAAAATCTTTGATGCGTCTCTGACAGTAGGAGATCAATTTTTGAAAGCTGATGTT tataTAGAATTAACATCGCTAGTAGATGAACTTGGTTGTATAACCAAGAGCTTCAGCGCAATGATGAAAAGGTTCATTGCGAAGGATGTAGCAGTGCAATTTACAGCAGCTAGAAAGGCACGTGATCCAACTAAAGAACAAGGGGCTGGAAAATTCAAAGACACTGCACTCTTTCAATGCATGAGTG TTGTAATGGTTAGTGCATCAATAAAAAGAAATGTGCTGGTATCGAATAAAGACTTAATCAGAGGCTTAAGTTCCATAGTTTGCGGTGCTAAAAAATGGGaataa
- the LOC100679091 gene encoding uncharacterized protein LOC100679091 isoform X3, with translation MSDNRYSDSDSSSGDDELKEFVLVEFIHRGRKKKCESADIVPSKWLEFDNTRKRCLTKFLESPYGPEDIEMLHTLVKEKADAPENWPVYPVEVRGRASTYERAVEKIGTLEKGGNAFTTDDESASEIKSKMHNAVRQKQLKAQAKLLTEKFLPGNKVTNNYSQKNDKESTSESSCGIQRRVDFAVPSTSGIPSRSTNAHETQQPKEATVSINGLRVGNGLHTDNGLRPAQEPVNNLDAVELELNNDDNNENQELHEPIDNLVRQLNIPIVQLGNYESKSDFETLVLTKLNQITLKLDDIITSLKDVQKKQNDTDTFLMDKSVVQHQGKIKIDFLKKYKLKLPIEDMETFKIFDASLTVGDQFLKADVYIELTSLVDELGCITKSFSAMMKRFIAKDVAVQFTAARKARDPTKEQGAGKFKDTALFQCMSVVMVSASIKRNVLVSNKDLIRGLSSIVCGAKKWE, from the exons ATGTCTGATAACAGATACAGTGACTCTGACAGCAGCAGTGGAGATGATGAATTGAAAGAGTTTGTCCTGGTGGAGTTCATACACcgtggaagaaaaaaaaagtgtgAATCTGCAGATATTGTGCCTTCAAAATGGTTGGAATTTGATAACACACGCAAGCGATGCCTTACCAAGTTTCTAGAATCTCCATATGGACCTGAAGATATTGAGATGCTACACACTCTAGTTAAAGAAAAAGCAGATGCACCAGAAAATTGGCCAGTTTATCCAGTCGAAGTAAGGGGACGAGCAA GTACTTATGAAAGAGCAGTGGAAAAAATTGGAACGTTGGAAAAAGGAGGAAATGCCTTTACAACCGATGATGAAAGTGCCTCAGAAATCAAGTCCAAGATGCATAACGCTGTTCGCCAAAAGCAATTAAAAGCACAAGCAAAGCTTTTAACAGAGAAGTTTTTACCAGGAAATAAAGTGacgaataattattctcaaaaaaatgataaagagTCAACCTCGGAGTCAAGTTGTGGTATTCAGAGACGAGTCGACTTTGCAG TACCAAGTACATCAGGAATACCAAGTAGATCTACAAATGCTCATGAAACCCAGCAACCTAAAGAAGCTACGGTATCTATTAATGGACTACGCGTAGGTAATGGACTACACACTGATAATGGACTACGCCCAGCCCAAGAACCAGTTAACAATTTGGATGCTGTCGAACTTGAGCTCAACAACGATGACAACAATGAAAATCAAGAGTTGCATGAACCTATTGATAACTTGGTACGACAACTGAATATTCCAATAGTTCAATTGGGAAATTATGAAAGCAAGTCTG atTTTGAGACATTAGTGTTGACTAAACTTAATCAGATCACTCTCAAGCTTGATGATATCATAACCTCTTTGAAAGATGTccagaaaaaacaaaatgataCTGATACATTTTTGATGGACAAAAGTGTAGTTCAGCATCAGgggaaaattaaaatagaCTTTCTCAAGAAGTATAAATTGAAGCTACCGATAGAGGATATGGAAACTTTCAAAATCTTTGATGCGTCTCTGACAGTAGGAGATCAATTTTTGAAAGCTGATGTT tataTAGAATTAACATCGCTAGTAGATGAACTTGGTTGTATAACCAAGAGCTTCAGCGCAATGATGAAAAGGTTCATTGCGAAGGATGTAGCAGTGCAATTTACAGCAGCTAGAAAGGCACGTGATCCAACTAAAGAACAAGGGGCTGGAAAATTCAAAGACACTGCACTCTTTCAATGCATGAGTG TTGTAATGGTTAGTGCATCAATAAAAAGAAATGTGCTGGTATCGAATAAAGACTTAATCAGAGGCTTAAGTTCCATAGTTTGCGGTGCTAAAAAATGGGaataa
- the LOC100116747 gene encoding glucose dehydrogenase [FAD, quinone]: MTWAPANCSGSCTSQVLNFFTFLVQYLGFSYDSKFTSTKTDGKESGLRDEFDFIVVGAGSAGCVVANRLSEIEQWKVLLLESGDEEPAVTGVPGLWPVLRSSSLDYGYYTEPEHAICAAAANKSCHVFRGKVMGGTSALNDMIYARGNKQDYDDWENLGNAGWGFEDVLPYFKKSEDAKDPLLLAKNPDSHGTGGYLTTEQFPYKNKNGRAIIDAWKELGLEEVDYNSGSQVGVSNLQFNSVHGSRLSTNGAFIRPIRGRRSNLVVRPNSRVTRVMINRYSKRVTGVEYFCSKTSTLKMVYAKKEVIISAGAFDSPKLLMLSGVGPAEHLREAGIWVVKNSPVGRNLHEHTVIVPFTFDLKKESRTTSSFDDMRNDLVYWMSSHEGVLSSTGLQSTVAFLQTSFESRPGVPDIQVGFAGSSTSSDSASIATSYYDKAVIFLVLLKPHSRGQLRLNVSDPLWSQPLIRLNSMTDPRDSEILVEGVKLASKVTRTKSLKQKGFIRTKPAMCQEYEVDSREYFECFVKRYTFTSYHPVGTCKMGPKRDKDAVVDPRLRVYGVTGLRVIDASIMPETTRGSINAPIIMIGEKGSDMIKEDWL, translated from the exons ATGACTTGGGCACCGGCTAACTGCTCGGGAAGTTGCACATCGCAAgtgcttaatttttttacttttttggtGCAATACTTAGGATTCTCGTACGACTCGAAGTTTACATCTACGAAAACGGATGGAAAAGAGTCTGGTCTACGAGATGAATTCGACTTCATTGTGGTCGGAGCCGGAAGTGCTGGATGCGTTGTAGCTAATCGATTGAGCGAAATCGAACAGTGGAAG GTGTTGCTCTTAGAATCGGGCGACGAAGAGCCAGCTGTTACCGGTGTCCCAGGACTGTGGCCAGTTTTGAGAAGTAGCAGTCTTGATTACGGCTATTATACCGAACCAGAGCATGCGATATGCGCCGCAGCTGCGAATAAGTCTTGCCACgtttttcgcggaaaagtcATGGGTGGTACCAGTGCACTCAACGATATGATTTACGCGCGCGGTAATAAACAGGACTACGACGACTGGGAAAATCTTGGAAATGCAGGATGGGGCTTTGAAGATGTTTTGCCCTATTTTAAGAAATCAGAAGATGCAAAAGATCCCTTA CTTCTAGCCAAAAACCCAGATAGTCATGGAACGGGTGGCTATCTGACGACCGAGCAGTTTCCTTACAAGAACAAAAATGGCCGGGCGATAATAGATGCTTGGAAAGAACTGGGCCTCGAAGAAGTAGACTACAACTCGGGCTCTCAAGTTGGCGTCTCCAACTTACAATTTAACTCTGTTCACGGCTCTCGACTCAGTACAAATGGGGCTTTTATTCGTCCCATCCGTGGCAGAAGGTCCAACCTCGTCGTCAGGCCCAACTCTCGAGTGACCAGAGTGATGATCAACAGATATTCCAAGCGTGTCACGGGGGTGGAATATTTTTGTTCAAAAACTAGTACGCTGAAAATGGTCTACGCGAAAAAGGAGGTAATCATATCCGCGGGAGCCTTCGACTCACCAAAACTGTTAATGCTTTCGGGTGTGGGTCCAGCCGAGCATCTTCGCGAGGCTGGTATCTGGGTCGTCAAGAATTCCCCGGTAGGTCGCAACCTTCATGAGCACACAGTGATCGTTCCCTTTACATTCGACCTGAAGAAGGAGTCGCGAACCACGTCAAGTTTCGACGACATGCGTAACGACTTGGTCTACTGGATGAGCTCTCACGAGGGTGTGCTGTCGTCGACGGGGCTGCAGTCCACCGTTGCCTTCCTGCAGACATCCTTTGAGTCACGCCCAGGTGTTCCAGACATCCAGGTTGGTTTTGCTGGTAGCAGTACGTCCTCTGATTCTGCGTCGATCGCGACCTCGTACTATGACAAGGCGGTGATCTTCCTTGTTCTTTTGAAACCTCACAGTCGTGGACAGTTGAGGTTGAACGTAAGCGATCCGTTGTGGAGTCAGCCGCTGATTCGATTGAACAGTATGACCGATCCTAGGGACAGTGAAATTCTCGTAGAAGGAGTAAAATTGGCTTCCAAGGTCACACGCACCAAATCATTGAAGCAAAAAGGGTTCATCAGGACGAAGCCAGCCATGTGCCAGGAATACGAAGTGGACAGCAGGGAATACTTTGAGTGCTTCGTTAAAAGGTACACCTTCACAAGTTATCATCCGGTGGGGACGTGTAAAATGGGTCCGAAACGCGATAAGGACGCTGTGGTCGATCCTAGGCTGAGAGTTTATGGAGTCACCGGATTAAGGGTTATCGATGCCTCGATTATGCCTGAGACTACGAGAGGCAGCATTAATGCGCCGATAATTATGATTGGCGAGAAAGGTAGCGATATGATAAAAGAAGATTGGTTATGA
- the LOC103315866 gene encoding chymotrypsin-2-like — protein MSVITRDYLKPPTLLHFQLSHLISFTFGQERITNGQTASEGEFPYQALIYDYFTYCGGSIIHKRWILTVAHCEYKNNAAISVFVGTNKNLGIGGVCYERANMVLNDIALIRVATDIQFNERVKPVSLPLDNINKYENTFATVSGWGKLRPNTNLKTYLPRNLQHITVQVLEQQNCRRSWPNLVEHHLCTSIPDGKATCEGDSGSPLVVGNTQIGIVSYADAECGLVRPVVYTRVSGFLPWIRKQLYLFGVSL, from the exons ATGAGCGTTATCACGAGGGATTACTTAAAACCTCCAACACTACTGCATTTCCAgc TCTCACATCTAATAAGTTTTACTTTTG GTCAAGAGCGAATCACAAATGGCCAAACAGCATCTGAAGGCGAATTTCCTTATCAAGCATTAATATACGATTACTTCACGTACTGCGGAGGATCAATAATTCATAAACGCTGGATCTTGACTGTAGCTCACTGCGA ataCAAAAATAATGCTGCTATTAGTGTGTTTGTGGGTACAAATAAGAATCTTGGGATTGGTGGGGTTTGTTATGAG AGAGCAAATATGGTTCTTAACGATATCGCGCTAATACGCGTGGCTACTGATATACAATTTAACGAAAGAGTGAAGCCTGTCAGTTTACCTTTAGACAATATCAACAAATATGAAAATACGTTTGCCACTGTGTCTGGTTGGGGTAAATTGCGA CCTAACACTAATTTGAAGACATATTTGCCACGAAACTTGCAGCATATTACAGTTCAAGTTTTAGAGCAGCAAAACTGCCGTAGATCGTGGCCGAATTTAGTGGAGCATCATCTGTGCACTTCTATTCCCGATGGAAAAGCTACTTGTGAA gGAGATTCTGGTAGCCCACTGGTTGTGGGTAATACACAAATTGGTATAGTTTCTTATGCTGATGCGGAATGCGGTCTTGTAAGACCAGTGGTTTATACTAGGGTTTCAGGTTTTCTTCCCTGGATTAGAAAACAGCTTTATTTGTTTGGCGTATCAttataa
- the LOC116738486 gene encoding chymotrypsin-2-like, whose translation MGAYDVPRHGSLFRPISLSSNVAAQRSRTCLWWIDHSQTLDSYSWSLQSVYTVAIGGIEASAIDAVRYPIEAFIVHSQFSGVHLYYDIALIRLRYDIQFSTIVRPIKLPTNNLNKYENDLAILSGWGKVSPNKFAETLQYIQIRIVRQQICAYYWQDQFNPVHESQICTSVDEQKSVCNGDSGGPLVVNDTQVGVVSYGSFCLQIKPDVYTRVSYFLPWIKHQMRSYNDALPY comes from the exons ATGGG gGCTTACGATGTACCAAGGCACGGAAGCCTATTTAGGCCAATTTCCTTATCAAGCAATGTTGCTGCTCAACGATCAAGAACTTGTCTGTGGTGGATCGATCATTCACAAACGTTGGATTCTTACAGCTGGTCACTGCAAAGTGTC TACACCGTTGCTATAGGCGGTATTGAAGCTAGTGCAATAGATGCTGTAAGGTACCCCATCGAAGCCTTCATAGTGCACAGCCAGTTTTCAGGAGTACACCTCTATTATGACATCGCTCTTATTCGTTTAAGGTATGATATTCAATTCAGTACAATCGTAAGACCAATAAAACTTCCAACAAATAATTTGAACAAGTACGAGAACGACTTAGCAATTTTATCAGGATGGGGGAAAGTT AGTCCGAATAAATTTGCTGAAACTCTACAGTATATTCAAATCCGAATAGTCAGACAACAAATTTGCGCATATTACTGGCAAGACCAATTCAATCCAGTACATGAGAGTCAAATTTGTACTTCGGTTGACGAACAAAAATCTGTATGCAAT GGTGATTCTGGCGGACCTCTCGTTGTCAACGACACGCAAGTCGGCGTAGTTTCGTACGGAAGTTTCTGCCTGCAAATCAAACCCGACGTATACACCAGAGTCTCTTATTTCCTTCCCTGGATCAAACACCAGATGAGATCGTACAACGACGCGCTGCCGTATTAA